From one Dermacentor variabilis isolate Ectoservices chromosome 3, ASM5094787v1, whole genome shotgun sequence genomic stretch:
- the LOC142575559 gene encoding uncharacterized protein LOC142575559 isoform X2, with protein sequence MPFSKMTHPGDVFAVDCLRSILPSEGIVAEMNEDYKDAVQAHRINDANLSLQIDDMGKAAQSFANEPKTGHAAQIVNTELANMRMRLTLEEREEVCRWGHHHRCTLVIVTSTGLTEGLSRRMASFAIQRL encoded by the exons GTTCTCCAAGATGACACATCCTGGTGATGTATTCGCAGTAGACTGCTTGAGGTCAATTCTACCAAGCGAGGGAATTGTGGCGGAGATGAATGAAGACTACAAAGACGCC GTACAGGCACACCGCATAAATGATGCCAACCTGTCCTTGCAAATCGACGATATGGGAAAAGCAGCGCAGTCATTTGCGAACGAACCAAAGACTGGACATGCCGCTCAAATTGTGAACACCG AGCTGGCAAACATGAGGATGCGCTTGACCCTGGAGGAGCGTGAGGAGGTGTGCCGCTGGGGCCACCATCATAGGTGCACATTGGTCATTGTGACATCTACTGGGCTAACGGAGGGCCTCTCCAGACGGATGGCATCTTTCGCGATTCAACGACTGTAA